In one Rhopalosiphum padi isolate XX-2018 chromosome 3, ASM2088224v1, whole genome shotgun sequence genomic region, the following are encoded:
- the LOC132927918 gene encoding uncharacterized protein LOC132927918: protein MFTLMKLAFHACDERSKYWYNTIPKNVIKIDIRSCCDDLIQITKGKTSVNNTNTVCETASTYGHLDCLMLAHQMQFSWNSKTCSAAARNGQLECLMYAHENGCSWNQYTCSLAALNGHINCLKYAHENNCPWNSQTIDCAIKKGYLECLTYAHEHGCPWGILSCAMAAIKGHLECLKYSFENGCNWDETTCMMSAYYGHLNCLQYAHDNGCPWGPMTSIFAAKSGNLKCLIYAHENGCAWDMGTTYKAAEEGNLNCLKYAHKNGCPWDENITYIAAFNGNLKCLKYAHKHGCPWDESTSLACVKNGSFNCLLYARRNGCPLNGVTRRLIIKNKRLKTKTKKLLLGLEI, encoded by the coding sequence atgtttACACTAATGAAATTGGCATTTCATGCATGCGATGAAAGAAGCAAATACTGGTATAACACTATCcccaaaaatgttatcaaaattgATATTAGAAGTTGTTGTGATGATCTTATTCAAATAACCAAGGGGAAAACAagtgtaaataatacaaatacagtaTGTGAAACTGCCTCAACATATGGACATTTAGACTGTTTGATGCTTGCTCATCAGATGCAATTTTCTTGGAACAGTAAGACATGTTCTGCTGCAGCCAGAAATGGGCAATTGGAATGTTTAATGTATGCACATGAAAATGGATGCTCCTGGAATCAATATACATGTTCTTTAGCTGCACTTAATGgacatataaattgtttaaaatatgcaCATGAAAACAATTGTCCGTGGAACTCGCAAACAATAGACTGTGCTATAAAAAAAGGATATTTAGAATGTTTAACATATGCTCACGAACATGGATGTCCATGGGGTATACTGTCATGTGCTATGGCAGCTATTAAAGGACATTTGGagtgtttaaaatatagtttcgAAAACGGATGTAATTGGGACGAAACTACGTGCATGATGTCAGCATATTATGGACATCTTAACTGTTTGCAATATGCGCATGACAATGGTTGCCCATGGGGCCCTATGACCAGTATTTTTGCTGCAAAGTCtggaaacttaaaatgtttgatatatgCTCATGAGAATGGGTGTGCTTGGGATATGGGTACAACTTACAAAGCAGCAGAGGAAGGAAATTTGAATTGTCTGAAGTATGCTCATAAAAATGGATGCCCATGGGATGAGAATATAACCTATATTGCTGCATTTAATGGTAACCTTAAATGCTTAAAATACGCCCATAAACATGGATGCCCATGGGATGAATCAACAAGTTTAGCATGTGTCAAAAATGGatcttttaattgtttattatatgctCGTCGAAACGGATGTCCTCTCAATGGTGTTACACGCAGACTTATTATCAAGAATAAACggctaaaaacaaaaactaaaaaattgctTTTAGGTCTGGAAATATGA
- the LOC132924978 gene encoding zinc finger BED domain-containing protein 5-like, with the protein MNCKIHREALASKSISPSFDEVLQSTIKIVNFIKIRSLKSRCFEQMCVDMGAEHTSLLYYCNSRWLSRGNVVARLNILNKSLQGNETHIFELLDKITAFQRKLVVWKTKIEDNTFNDCFPMLHTFLKENDMNLNEIVKNPFSADLPTNLSSIEQEQWIDVTSDSTMKSMFGSSSLTQFWTHLKLQYSKLATKALKNLTPFATLYLCETGFSALAFSVTVARLQQSDSVAMFILGRVQISDFTTDNSELHKNKKKANAPNAEQLQFSYHANSSKNPLAFYSMATMFEKPNILQCLNNGVSLPELEDTRQYNAY; encoded by the exons ATGAATTGCAAAATTCACAGAGAAGCTCTCGCTTCAAAATCTATCAGCCCATCTTTTGATGAGGTATTGCAATCAACTATTAAAATCGTTAACTTCATCAAAATTCGTTCGTTGAAATCCAGATGTTTCGAACAAATGTGTGTTGATATGGGAGCTGAGCACACTTCCTTACTTTACTATTGCAATTCTCGATGGCTTTCACGTGGAAATGTAGTGGCAAGA ctaaatatattaaataaatcgttACAAGGAAATGAAACTCACATTTTTGAGCTTCTTGATAAAATTACGGCTTTCCAAAGAAAATTAGTTGTATGGAAGACTAAAATAGAAGACAACACTTTTAATGACTGCTTTCCTATGCTTCATACATTTCTAAAAGAAAATGATATGAACTTGAATGAGATCGTCAAAA ATCCCTTTAGTGCTGACCTTCCAACAAATTTGTCATCTATTGAACAAGAACAGTGGATCGATGTAACATCAGATTCCACAATGAAGTCCATGTTTGGATCATCGTCGTTAACACAATTTTGGACGCATTTGAAACTACAATACAGCAAATTGGCCACCAAAGCTTTGAAAAATTTAACACCTTTTGCAACTTTGTACCTCTGTGAGACCGGGTTTTCTGCGTTAGct TTCTCTGTAACGGTTGCAAGGCTGCAACAGTCCGACAGTGTTGCCATGTTCATATTGGGACGGGTACAGATTTCCGATTTTACAACTGATAACAGCGAACTTcataagaacaaaaaaaaagctAATGCGCCTAATGCAGAACAATTGCAGTTTAGCTACCACGCGAATTCCTCCAAAAATCCACTGGCCTTCTACTCGATGGCCACGATG TTTGAAAAGCCAAACATACTTCAGTGTTTGAACAATGGTGTTTCATTGCCAGAACTAGAAGACACTAGACAGTATAATGCATATTAA
- the LOC132924979 gene encoding uncharacterized protein LOC132924979 — MMNIEEEIVLPVHLLDHDYFRPVAYEDNPNDEFTDDEERENHQKSRIYEFYPCTASVSAELIDNRIRIRQRHNHEPADINLHVPFLRKTTGARAIDPENMFVSVGTVCNNAIVQKINLH; from the exons atgATGAACATCGAGGAAGAAATCGTCCTCCCTGTTCATTTGTTGGACCATGATTATTTTAGGCCAGTAGCCTATGAGGACAATCCAAATGATGAATTCACGGATGATGAAGAAAGAGAA AACCA TCAAAAAAGtcgtatttatgaattttatcctTGTACAGCTTCAGTGAGTGCAGAACTCATTGACAATAGGATAAGAATTCGACAACGACACAACCATGAACCTGCTGATATAAATTTGCATGTTCCTTTTTTGAGAAAAACGACCGGTGCAAGGGCCATTGATCCTGAAAACATGTTTGTTTCAGTTGGGACTGTTTGCAACAATGCAATTGTTCA